TCGCCGCGAAACCGCTTGGTTTGATGCCGTcaagcaacaacaacatcaacaataataacaatgtcTTGAGCTTGAAGATGAGGGTGCATGAGTGTTCAATTTGCGGAGCAGAGTTCTCCTCCGGGCAAGCTCTTGGTGGACACATGAGAAGACACCGGCCGGGGAGTGTCCCCGAGGTGGTGGCCGAGACGAAGAAGGAGAAGAGCTTGTTATCTTTGGATCTTAACCTCCCGGCACCGTCCGAGGATCACCGTGGTGATGGCGGAGAGACGGCAATGAAAGAGATGGCGAAGCCGGCCTTTTCTTGTGCTAACAAGAGGCCTCCTCCTCTCCTGCTCTTGTCTTCAGCAATGGTGGATTGTCATTACTGATACAAATGGAGCAAAGCAACCaaacaaagcaagcaagcaaagtTGTCCAAATTaattcattctaattttttttattttttttttaatccaaacattgTTGGCAGATTATTTGATTGTCATGTGAATTATATGTTTgccatatattatttaattctttaaattCTTTGATGAATAAC
This sequence is a window from Dioscorea cayenensis subsp. rotundata cultivar TDr96_F1 unplaced genomic scaffold, TDr96_F1_v2_PseudoChromosome.rev07_lg8_w22 25.fasta BLBR01000427.1, whole genome shotgun sequence. Protein-coding genes within it:
- the LOC120254356 gene encoding zinc finger protein ZAT5-like gives rise to the protein MSARIARNVFRLSKLLVVIELAINGKRDAGVAEEDELLKFSINSSSFVAAKPLGLMPSSNNNINNNNNVLSLKMRVHECSICGAEFSSGQALGGHMRRHRPGSVPEVVAETKKEKSLLSLDLNLPAPSEDHRGDGGETAMKEMAKPAFSCANKRPPPLLLLSSAMVDCHY